From Salinicoccus roseus, the proteins below share one genomic window:
- a CDS encoding Gfo/Idh/MocA family protein produces the protein MKIATIGSGFIVDRFMEAARQVDGIEVYGVYSRTEERAKAFAEKHAVQNYFTDVDAMLADQGYDTVYIASPNSLHYEYAKAALEADKHIICEKPFTSTVEELEALIELSRNKELFLFEAVTGIHLPHFKAIEQELHKVGELKIIQANYSQYSSRYDKLKAGEVPNVFNLEFSGGALADLNIYNLHFVIRLLGRPEAVTYVPNKFEGGVDTSGVCVLQYVNSVATCIGSKDTKSENSVLLQGDAGYIKVNGSANIIDSVEVVANGEKESIDLGQNPNNMVAELEDFEAMYRSRDYGAAAAWLEHSVSVMETFEKARESAGIIYPADRK, from the coding sequence ATGAAAATAGCAACCATAGGTTCAGGTTTTATCGTAGATCGTTTCATGGAGGCGGCCAGGCAGGTCGACGGAATAGAAGTATACGGTGTGTATTCACGTACAGAGGAGCGGGCGAAGGCATTCGCAGAGAAGCATGCGGTTCAGAACTATTTTACAGATGTCGATGCAATGCTTGCAGACCAAGGTTATGACACGGTCTATATCGCTTCCCCCAACAGTCTCCACTATGAATATGCGAAAGCTGCCCTTGAAGCGGACAAGCATATCATATGTGAGAAACCGTTCACTTCCACCGTGGAGGAACTCGAAGCCCTCATCGAATTGAGCAGGAACAAGGAGCTATTCCTTTTTGAAGCCGTAACGGGCATCCATCTGCCGCACTTCAAGGCGATTGAGCAGGAACTGCACAAGGTGGGGGAGCTTAAAATCATCCAGGCGAACTACTCCCAGTATTCGAGCCGCTATGACAAACTGAAAGCCGGGGAGGTCCCGAACGTATTTAATCTGGAATTCTCAGGCGGGGCGCTCGCCGATCTCAATATCTACAATCTGCATTTCGTCATCAGGCTGCTTGGCCGGCCGGAAGCGGTCACCTATGTCCCGAACAAATTTGAAGGAGGCGTCGATACATCCGGCGTCTGCGTGCTGCAGTATGTGAACAGTGTCGCCACATGCATCGGATCGAAGGATACAAAAAGCGAGAACAGCGTCCTCCTCCAAGGGGATGCGGGATACATCAAAGTCAATGGTTCCGCCAATATCATCGACTCGGTCGAAGTGGTGGCCAATGGAGAGAAGGAATCGATCGACCTCGGACAGAATCCGAACAACATGGTTGCGGAGCTTGAAGATTTCGAAGCGATGTATAGATCTAGGGACTACGGGGCGGCAGCAGCATGGCTTGAACATTCGGTGTCTGTGATGGAAACCTTCGAAAAGGCAAGGGAAAGTGCAGGCATCATCTATCCGGCCGACCGGAAGTGA
- a CDS encoding ArsR/SmtB family transcription factor: MEIKTCDIESVDADKIARVKESMDADAVGKVAAIFKALGEVNRTRIVKALSLEESLCVCDIATIIDATIATTSHHLRSLHRQGIIKSRKEGKMVYYSLDDDHIRQIVSMAFLHQEELTDHDE, encoded by the coding sequence ATGGAAATAAAAACATGTGATATAGAAAGCGTTGATGCCGACAAGATTGCCCGGGTGAAAGAAAGTATGGATGCAGATGCCGTGGGAAAAGTGGCTGCCATCTTCAAGGCACTCGGTGAGGTGAATCGCACGCGGATCGTCAAGGCACTGAGCCTGGAGGAATCACTCTGTGTATGCGACATCGCCACCATCATCGATGCAACCATCGCCACAACTTCCCATCACCTGCGTTCACTGCATAGACAGGGCATCATCAAATCAAGGAAAGAAGGAAAAATGGTGTACTACAGTCTCGACGACGACCATATCCGACAGATTGTCAGTATGGCCTTCCTTCACCAGGAGGAGCTGACCGATCATGACGAATGA
- a CDS encoding heavy metal translocating P-type ATPase, which translates to MTNDRTTYRIDGFSCANCARTFEKNVQEIKGVEDAQVNFGASKITVQGAATVEDIEKAGAFEQLKVVNASGPAPESQSFLKKHRMVILSAILMFIGFALVIYYGGQNPMTTGFFLASVVTGGYRMFWTGLNNMTRLRFDMKTLMTVAIIGAALIGEWPEASVVVVLFAVSEALERYSMEKARTSIQSLMEIAPNTASLKTQDGIREVEVGDIQIGDTIVVKPGEKLPMDGVISYGHSSINQAAITGESLPVEVSGAEEVYAGTLNQNGYLEIEVTKNVEDTTIAKIIQLVEEAQEKRAPAQQFVDQFAKYYTPAIMVIAVMVAVVPPLLLGAEWMTYIYQGLAILVVGCPCALVISTPIAIVSAIGNAANRGVLIKGGVHLEKIGQSSLVAFDKTGTLTKGEPHVTDFEAASGRSRKEVLAIAAALESQSEHPIAQSVIKYAESEGIRYSDIDINRFKAVTGTGISGEIGQRFYEIRKPDGEPLSAQYQDDGKTAMIIIEDDQIIGHIAVMDELRESSRPAIEKLHNLGIQTTMLTGDNSNTARTIARTLGIDKIYAGLMPEDKLATIEDLKKEYTVAMVGDGINDAPALATANVGVAMGKGTDTALETADMALMGNSIHHLPFAIGLSRRTLNIIKANISFAIIIKVIALLLVIPGWLTLWIAILSDIGATLIVALNGLRLLRMKE; encoded by the coding sequence ATGACGAATGACAGGACAACCTACCGTATCGATGGATTCTCCTGTGCAAACTGCGCCCGTACATTCGAGAAGAATGTCCAGGAGATAAAGGGTGTCGAGGATGCCCAAGTCAATTTCGGGGCTTCGAAAATAACCGTCCAAGGCGCCGCCACTGTTGAAGATATTGAGAAGGCAGGCGCCTTTGAACAGCTTAAAGTCGTGAATGCCAGCGGTCCCGCACCAGAGAGTCAGTCCTTCCTCAAAAAACACCGCATGGTCATCCTCTCAGCCATATTGATGTTCATCGGTTTCGCCCTCGTCATCTACTATGGCGGACAGAATCCCATGACCACAGGCTTCTTTCTGGCCTCAGTCGTCACCGGCGGCTACAGGATGTTCTGGACCGGCTTGAACAACATGACAAGACTGCGCTTTGACATGAAGACACTGATGACCGTCGCCATCATCGGCGCCGCCCTGATCGGGGAATGGCCGGAAGCCTCAGTCGTCGTAGTGCTGTTTGCAGTCAGCGAGGCACTGGAGAGATATTCCATGGAAAAGGCCAGGACCTCCATCCAGTCCCTTATGGAAATCGCTCCGAATACCGCTTCCTTGAAGACACAGGACGGCATCCGTGAAGTTGAAGTCGGAGATATACAGATCGGGGACACAATCGTCGTCAAACCAGGTGAAAAATTACCGATGGACGGCGTAATCTCCTACGGACATTCAAGCATCAATCAGGCGGCCATTACAGGCGAATCACTTCCGGTTGAAGTGTCTGGCGCCGAAGAAGTCTATGCCGGTACGCTCAACCAGAATGGCTATCTGGAAATTGAAGTGACGAAGAACGTGGAAGATACGACCATCGCGAAAATCATCCAGCTTGTGGAAGAAGCGCAGGAGAAGCGCGCCCCAGCCCAGCAGTTCGTCGACCAGTTCGCCAAATACTATACGCCGGCGATCATGGTGATTGCGGTAATGGTTGCGGTTGTACCCCCTCTTCTGTTGGGTGCCGAATGGATGACCTATATCTATCAGGGACTCGCGATACTCGTCGTCGGATGTCCGTGCGCCCTCGTCATCTCCACCCCGATTGCGATCGTCTCCGCCATTGGAAATGCTGCAAACAGGGGCGTATTGATCAAGGGCGGCGTGCATCTGGAGAAGATCGGCCAAAGCAGCCTGGTGGCCTTCGATAAGACAGGCACATTGACGAAGGGCGAACCGCATGTCACCGACTTTGAAGCGGCTTCCGGCCGTTCACGGAAAGAAGTGCTCGCCATCGCAGCTGCACTTGAATCCCAATCTGAGCATCCAATCGCCCAGTCGGTCATCAAGTATGCAGAGTCAGAAGGCATCCGTTATAGCGATATCGATATCAACCGGTTCAAAGCTGTGACAGGCACAGGTATTTCCGGGGAAATAGGACAGCGCTTCTACGAAATCAGAAAGCCTGATGGTGAACCGTTGTCGGCACAGTACCAGGATGACGGCAAGACTGCCATGATCATTATAGAGGACGACCAAATCATCGGCCATATTGCTGTAATGGATGAGCTGAGGGAATCAAGCAGGCCAGCAATAGAAAAACTTCATAACCTTGGCATCCAGACAACCATGCTGACCGGGGACAACAGCAACACAGCCAGGACAATTGCACGTACGCTCGGCATCGACAAGATATATGCAGGTCTTATGCCGGAAGACAAGCTTGCTACCATCGAGGATCTGAAGAAGGAATATACCGTAGCAATGGTTGGAGACGGCATCAATGATGCACCGGCACTCGCGACCGCCAATGTTGGTGTCGCCATGGGCAAAGGAACCGATACTGCACTCGAAACTGCGGATATGGCACTGATGGGCAACAGTATCCATCATCTCCCGTTTGCCATCGGATTGAGCAGGAGAACACTGAACATCATCAAGGCAAACATCTCCTTTGCCATCATCATCAAGGTCATCGCGCTGCTGCTCGTCATACCTGGCTGGCTGACTCTATGGATTGCCATCCTGTCGGATATCGGCGCCACACTCATTGTTGCATTGAACGGCCTCAGACTGCTGCGGATGAAAGAATGA
- a CDS encoding hemolysin family protein — translation MIVAIIILLFVSLFFSGSETALTAVNKMKLQSRANNGDASAKRLLRLISRPSVFITTILIGNNIANILLPTLVTTMALDYGISVAIASAVLTVTIIVFAEVIPKSIAATFPEPIAKTVAPVITFFVVIFKPVTVVLNWLTDAIARVLSKGELEGAGTVSKDELRTIVDIADSEGMLAKDESYRIKGVLDFRHLNVKDVLTTPRTEMEAISATAGYEEVRDHVIDHMYTRYPVYGEDMDDIIGVFHSKYLLQWSVDPDRPLMDFCDSDPLTVHEFQPVEYVLRKMTKERRHLAIVIDEFGGTEGILTHEDIIESMLGFEIEDETDLRNDALVESLTETEIVCDGKITLHRLNSIFDTDIPEEEDTLSGFLLKEFNDFPIEGDTLEEVGLKFEVIVMEDQMIRKVHIIKQEE, via the coding sequence ATGATCGTTGCGATCATTATATTACTTTTCGTCTCCCTGTTCTTTTCAGGGAGCGAAACCGCGCTGACGGCAGTGAATAAGATGAAACTGCAGTCGAGGGCGAACAATGGGGATGCGAGTGCCAAACGGCTTCTCAGGCTCATCTCCAGACCAAGTGTTTTCATTACAACGATACTCATCGGCAATAACATAGCGAATATTCTATTACCGACGCTGGTGACCACTATGGCACTTGATTACGGCATCAGCGTGGCAATCGCATCAGCTGTGCTCACAGTCACAATCATCGTGTTTGCGGAGGTCATTCCAAAATCGATTGCTGCGACATTCCCTGAACCGATTGCGAAAACTGTAGCCCCGGTCATCACCTTTTTCGTCGTCATCTTCAAACCCGTTACAGTGGTGTTGAACTGGCTGACGGATGCGATAGCAAGAGTGCTCTCAAAAGGTGAGTTGGAAGGGGCAGGCACCGTATCCAAGGATGAACTCCGGACGATTGTGGATATCGCCGATTCAGAAGGGATGCTTGCGAAGGACGAATCCTACAGGATCAAAGGTGTGCTCGATTTCCGCCACTTGAACGTCAAAGATGTCCTGACGACTCCGAGAACGGAAATGGAAGCGATATCCGCCACTGCAGGATATGAGGAAGTGCGCGACCATGTGATCGATCACATGTATACGCGCTACCCGGTATACGGAGAAGATATGGACGATATCATCGGGGTGTTCCACTCCAAGTACCTGCTTCAATGGTCTGTGGATCCGGATAGGCCCCTCATGGATTTCTGTGATTCCGATCCATTGACAGTCCATGAGTTCCAGCCGGTCGAATATGTATTGAGGAAGATGACGAAGGAAAGACGCCATCTGGCAATCGTCATCGATGAGTTCGGAGGCACGGAAGGCATCCTGACGCACGAAGACATCATAGAATCCATGCTCGGATTTGAAATTGAGGATGAGACCGACCTCAGAAATGACGCGTTGGTCGAATCATTGACTGAAACGGAAATCGTATGTGATGGCAAGATTACACTGCACCGCCTGAATTCCATCTTCGATACCGACATTCCCGAAGAGGAAGATACACTTTCAGGTTTTCTACTGAAGGAGTTCAATGACTTCCCGATTGAAGGGGATACTTTGGAGGAAGTTGGCCTGAAATTCGAAGTCATCGTAATGGAAGATCAGATGATCAGAAAAGTGCATATCATCAAGCAGGAAGAATAA
- the copZ gene encoding copper chaperone CopZ, whose translation MAQKTIEVEGMTCGHCKSAVEGALSELEGVKSADVNLDANNVNVEYDESKVTEASMAEAIEDQGYDVKQ comes from the coding sequence ATGGCTCAAAAGACGATTGAAGTAGAAGGTATGACATGCGGGCATTGCAAGAGTGCTGTAGAGGGCGCGCTTTCAGAACTGGAAGGTGTCAAATCTGCAGACGTGAACTTGGATGCAAATAATGTCAACGTTGAATATGATGAATCCAAAGTGACGGAAGCATCCATGGCCGAAGCGATTGAAGATCAAGGTTATGACGTTAAACAATAA